In a genomic window of Diabrotica undecimpunctata isolate CICGRU chromosome 2, icDiaUnde3, whole genome shotgun sequence:
- the LOC140434851 gene encoding uncharacterized protein: MGGCRCTYKNCQSSTKTTENVHFFHYPVKHPERCRIWIENANKPHFFDLEEDQLKNKVICENHFEDKWFPNHQKKRLLQGAVPTLDVGCEEEVTQSGIYISTGMHDVALLPASSDGSLFILDTDSIYHKSPNIESYVYKNGAIVPSSPVVQLKQEIKHVGTRSANNKTIINSKTLSNIGKQTVPSFLNHTILNNSAFDDPLDTKVVIKDEVMPSSSYCNTLNSELRLPQYNNIEEPIQDPLGDTNQFEVSTHGQPFDEPEKPIRLFGIKNPAISKSYPEKSNLAKNYLRKIKQHSRDIACIKKMLRHKTNAPPKPDIDAVLNLLKEKLPPSLFLLNRLHLTDENELSQEDIDFLTTIQKMSPDLYQHLQEKYKWDLPIVDIID, encoded by the coding sequence ATGGGAGGCTGCAGATGCACCTATAAAAACTGTCAAAGTTCTACTAAAACCActgaaaatgtacatttttttcaCTACCCAGTTAAACATCCTGAAAGATGTAGAATATGGATTGAAAATgcaaataaaccacatttttTTGACTTGGAAGAggaccaactgaaaaataaagtAATATGTGAGAATCATTTTGAAGACAAATGGTTCCCAAATCATCAAAAGAAGCGTTTGCTACAAGGTGCTGTACCTACTCTAGATGTTGGTTGTGAGGAGGAAGTAACACAATCTGGAATATACATTTCCACAGGTATGCATGATGTTGCTCTATTACCTGCTAGTTCAGATGGGTCACTTTTTATTTTGGACACTGACTCAATATATCATAAATCTCCTAATATAGAATCATACGTGTACAAAAATGGTGCAATAGTTCCTTCCAGTCCTGTAGTACAATTAAAGCAAGAAATTAAACATGTAGGTACTAGATCTGcaaataataaaactataataaatagtaAAACTTTATCCAATATAGGTAAGCAAACTGTACCCAGCTTTCTCAATCACACCATTCTTAACAATAGTGCTTTTGATGATCCTCTTGATACTAAAGTTGTGATTAAAGATGAAGTAATGCCAAGTTCTTCATATTGCAATACGTTGAATTCTGAGTTGAGACTACCACAATACAACAATATTGAAGAACCCATTCAAGACCCCTTAGGTGACACTAATCAATTTGAAGTATCCACCCATGGACAACCATTTGATGAACCGGAAAAACCTATAAGGTTGTTTGGTATAAAGAATCCTGCTATTAGCAAATCTTATCCAGAAAAGTCAAACTTagctaaaaattatttaagaaaaattaaacaaCATAGTAGGGATATTGCTTGCATTAAAAAGATGTTGAGACACAAAACTAATGCACCTCCCAAGCCAGACATTGATGCAGTGTTAAACCTTCTAAAAGAAAAGCTTCCTCCTTCATTGTTTTTGCTAAATAGGTTGCACTTAACTGATGAAAATGAATTGTCACAAGAAGATATAGATTTCTTAACAACAATACAGAAGATGTCTCCAGATCTTTATCAACATttacaagaaaaatataaatggGATTTGCCAATTGTAGATATAATAGACTAG